A window of Bacteroidota bacterium genomic DNA:
TGTATTAGGGTTTAATTTTAGGGAACTAATAGTATAAGATATTTCGGAGAAATCTCTCCCTGAAATAATAGCCCTATCTAAAAGGCCTTCTAAGGAATCAAGTAATTCTTTCTTTATCTCTTCTATTTCAGCCTCATTAGGCAATTTGTCAAATTCCTTAATTGGAATTGTTATGTCCTCCAAATTAATCCCTGGTAGTTCAAATATTTGCCAGTTAATTAAGATTACAACAATTTTATGTAACTGCCCTCTATTCCTTGCTTTTGTAATAATTAAAACTTGCTTGCCGATTGAAGCAATTGCAAGTCTACCAATACCTTTTTCGCCCATAATTGGACGAACTGGTTTAGAATCATCAATCGGGGGTAAGGCTGTCTTGGAATTAACAAATTTACTCTCTGTTCCAATGGTTAACCATCGAGTTTCAAATTCCTCTTTGGTCATACCCAGCCCATCATCCCTCAAAATTAGAAGGTTGTCCTTTCGTAAAAAGTCAATATCAAATTTATCAGCGTAAGCATCGTGAGCATTCTTTATAAGCTCATTAATAGCAGTAGGTATTCCTGCTATTTGCTGTCGTCCTAATAAATCTAATGCTCTTGCTCTTGTTTTGAACTGTGCCATTCCACGTGATTTCTATTTATTGCTTGCCCTATGGCTGAAGCATATTTTGGCGGTACTGCGTTTCCAATTATCCGAGCAATATTTGCTATGCTAGTACCTTTAAATTTATACGTTACCGGAAAAGATTGAAGAACGGCTCCTTCCCTTAATGAAATAGCTCTGTCTTCCTCAGGATGTCCAAATCGTCCATTAGAAAAACTAAAAAATTTAGTTGTTATTGTCGGTGAAGGTTTATCCCACCACATTCTCCCGTAAACATCTTTAAAAGACTTAACTTCTCCTTTATGGCATTTTGGAGCTAGTTTTTCGTCATCAACATACGCTAATCTCGTTCCCCCGTTTTTCGGGGTAACTGCAAGTCTATCTTCATTTATTTTTTTTAATCCCGCAACAGTGTGTAAAAACGGAGAATGATCTTTATGACCGTGACAAACTTTGGGGAATCCGTTATGTTCACCAATAACATCCCTAACCGTTATTTTTTCACCTTTTATCGGAACAGGAATTATTTCTCGTGAAGATACTCTATTAGCTACTAATGTAAACCTTTTTCTGTGTTGTGGAACCCCATATTCGCTCACTTCGTGGACATCAAAATGAACCTTATAACCGTTCAAATCTAACCATTTTACGAAGCTTTCCAAACCACTGGCTCTTTTTTTTCTTAGAACTCCTGGTACATTTTCAACTACTACATAACCTGGATTAAAGTATTCTACGAAACGCCTAAATTCTTTTAGTAAATTTTTAGACTCCTTGGATTTTTTCTTATCCGTGTTAATGATGCTCCAAAACTGGCAAGGGCTACAACCGATTAAGATAAGTTCATCATCATTTTTCTTCAGTGATAGTTTTTCTTGAAGTTCATTTTCTCCTAGCTCAAATACGTTGGCAAGAATAAACTCTGCGCCTTTTATATTAGCCTCATAGGTCTCTTTGCAGTTTGCATCATAATCAATTCCGCATAAAACTTTTATGCCCGCTTCCTGCATTCCATAACTCATTCCGCCCCCGCCGCAAAAGAAATCTATAGCTTTCAGGTTCCCTTCGTGACCCATTTTCAAATTCAATTAAAAACATGCAATATAAGAC
This region includes:
- a CDS encoding DNA cytosine methyltransferase, whose product is MGHEGNLKAIDFFCGGGGMSYGMQEAGIKVLCGIDYDANCKETYEANIKGAEFILANVFELGENELQEKLSLKKNDDELILIGCSPCQFWSIINTDKKKSKESKNLLKEFRRFVEYFNPGYVVVENVPGVLRKKRASGLESFVKWLDLNGYKVHFDVHEVSEYGVPQHRKRFTLVANRVSSREIIPVPIKGEKITVRDVIGEHNGFPKVCHGHKDHSPFLHTVAGLKKINEDRLAVTPKNGGTRLAYVDDEKLAPKCHKGEVKSFKDVYGRMWWDKPSPTITTKFFSFSNGRFGHPEEDRAISLREGAVLQSFPVTYKFKGTSIANIARIIGNAVPPKYASAIGQAINRNHVEWHSSKQEQEH